The following coding sequences lie in one Prevotella nigrescens genomic window:
- a CDS encoding patatin family protein, with product MKTGLVLEGGAMRGLFTAGVIDVLMENNIQFSGAVGVSAGAAFGCNYKSGQIGRVIRYSKRFANDWRYASLRSLITTGDYFGAEYAYHFIPNKLDVVDFEAFRNNPMEFWAVATNVGSGEAVYRQLKTLDHEELEFVRASASMPLASKIVKLNGQRLLDGGVADSIPLAFFQKQGYERNVVVLTQPKGYKKQPNKLMPLMHLQLHHHPRMLKALAERHMMYNRQLDLVQQAELQGNAFVLRPQTGLTIGHTSHNPEKMQETYEHGRKVATEELPELKLFLTK from the coding sequence ATGAAGACAGGATTGGTATTGGAGGGGGGCGCAATGCGTGGCTTGTTCACGGCTGGCGTAATCGACGTCCTGATGGAAAACAACATTCAGTTCAGCGGTGCCGTGGGCGTTTCGGCAGGCGCTGCCTTCGGTTGCAACTACAAATCGGGGCAGATAGGGCGCGTCATACGCTACAGCAAACGCTTCGCAAACGACTGGCGTTACGCCTCGTTGCGGTCGCTTATTACCACGGGCGACTACTTTGGGGCTGAATATGCCTACCATTTCATACCGAACAAGCTCGATGTCGTAGACTTCGAAGCATTCCGCAACAACCCGATGGAATTCTGGGCAGTAGCCACAAACGTGGGTTCGGGAGAGGCGGTGTACCGCCAACTGAAAACGTTAGACCATGAAGAATTAGAATTCGTGCGTGCTTCGGCATCAATGCCATTGGCTTCTAAAATAGTGAAACTTAACGGACAACGCCTCTTGGACGGAGGTGTGGCAGACTCCATTCCGCTTGCCTTCTTCCAAAAGCAGGGCTACGAGCGCAATGTGGTGGTGCTGACACAACCCAAAGGCTACAAAAAGCAACCTAACAAGCTGATGCCGCTGATGCATTTGCAGCTGCACCACCACCCCAGAATGTTGAAAGCACTGGCAGAACGCCACATGATGTACAACAGACAGCTCGACTTGGTACAACAAGCCGAACTGCAAGGCAACGCATTCGTGCTCCGACCACAAACGGGACTTACCATTGGACACACATCGCACAACCCCGAAAAAATGCAGGAAACCTACGAACACGGTCGCAAGGTGGCAACGGAAGAACTGCCAGAACTAAAACTTTTCTTGACAAAATAA
- the nrdD gene encoding anaerobic ribonucleoside-triphosphate reductase gives MRNFTITKRDGSKDRFSLDKIMNAIIKAFDSVGEPTDLGTVSKVLANIKVHDDIKVEDIQNQVEEALMKEGHYQVAKSFIVYRHQHTEDREVLEKMRFLTDYCHAENAATGSKFDANANVENKNIATLIGELPKQGFIRLNRRLLTDRIKKMYGKELSDEYLHLLTHHFIYKNDETNLANYCASITMYPWLIGGTTSIGGNSTAPTNLKSFCGGFINMVFMVSSMLAGACATPEFLMYMNYFIQQEYGKDYWQHPDKVVDLSLKQRTIDKIITDFFEQIVYSLNQPTGARNYQAVFWNISYYDKFYFESLFGNFFFPDGSQPDWEGVSWLQKRFMKWFNQERTKAVLTFPVETMALLSENGECRDTEWADFAAQMYAEGHSFFTYMSDNADSLSSCCRLRNEIQDNGFSYTLGAGGVSTGSKSVLTINLNRCVQYAVNKKMDYKEYLSHVIDLCHKVQLAYNENLKDLLRHHMLPLFDAGYINIDRQYLTIGINGLVESAEFMGLDITPNDKYKEYVQGVLGLIETYNKQYRTKEAMFNCEMIPAENVGVKHAKWDKADGYFVPRDCYNSYFYRVEDNSLTILDKFRLHGAPYIEHLTGGSALHMNLDEHLSQAQYRQLMRVAAEEGCNYFTFNIPNTVCNECGHIDKRNLKECPHCHSTNVDYLTRVIGYMKRVSNFSAARQVEAGKRYYATKEKYTV, from the coding sequence ATGAGAAATTTCACAATTACAAAACGCGACGGCTCCAAAGACCGTTTCTCACTCGACAAGATTATGAATGCCATCATAAAGGCATTCGACAGTGTAGGCGAACCCACCGACCTTGGTACAGTCTCAAAGGTTCTTGCGAACATAAAGGTTCACGACGACATCAAGGTAGAGGACATTCAGAACCAAGTGGAAGAGGCTCTGATGAAGGAAGGACACTACCAAGTGGCTAAAAGCTTCATTGTTTACCGGCACCAACACACCGAAGACAGGGAAGTATTGGAGAAGATGCGCTTCCTGACAGACTACTGTCATGCCGAGAATGCAGCCACCGGCTCGAAGTTCGACGCCAATGCCAACGTGGAAAACAAGAACATTGCCACCCTCATAGGCGAGCTTCCAAAGCAAGGTTTCATCAGATTGAACCGCCGATTGCTGACCGACCGCATCAAGAAGATGTACGGAAAGGAACTCTCCGACGAGTATCTGCACTTGCTGACACACCACTTTATATATAAGAACGACGAGACAAACCTTGCCAACTACTGCGCTTCCATCACCATGTACCCATGGCTTATTGGCGGAACAACGTCGATTGGAGGCAACTCTACCGCCCCCACCAACCTGAAAAGCTTCTGCGGCGGCTTCATCAACATGGTGTTCATGGTATCGAGTATGCTCGCCGGTGCATGTGCAACACCCGAATTCCTGATGTACATGAACTACTTCATACAGCAGGAATACGGCAAGGACTACTGGCAACACCCCGACAAGGTGGTGGACTTGAGCCTGAAACAGCGCACCATCGACAAGATTATCACCGACTTCTTCGAGCAGATTGTCTACTCGCTCAACCAACCAACGGGTGCCCGAAACTATCAGGCTGTGTTCTGGAACATATCTTACTACGACAAGTTCTACTTCGAATCGCTCTTCGGAAACTTCTTTTTCCCGGACGGTTCGCAGCCCGACTGGGAAGGCGTATCGTGGTTGCAGAAACGCTTTATGAAGTGGTTTAACCAAGAACGCACCAAGGCTGTGCTCACCTTCCCTGTGGAAACGATGGCTCTGCTCTCTGAAAACGGCGAATGCCGCGACACCGAATGGGCTGACTTTGCAGCACAGATGTATGCCGAGGGGCACAGTTTCTTCACCTACATGAGCGACAATGCCGACTCGCTAAGCTCGTGCTGCCGTCTCCGTAACGAAATTCAGGACAACGGTTTCTCATACACTTTGGGGGCCGGAGGAGTGTCTACGGGTTCGAAGAGCGTGCTCACCATCAACCTGAACCGCTGCGTACAGTACGCTGTAAACAAGAAGATGGACTACAAGGAGTATCTGTCGCACGTCATCGACCTGTGCCACAAGGTGCAGTTGGCATACAACGAAAACCTGAAAGACCTGCTGCGCCACCACATGCTGCCGCTCTTCGATGCCGGATACATCAACATCGACCGACAGTATCTGACCATTGGCATCAACGGACTGGTAGAATCGGCAGAGTTCATGGGCTTGGACATTACGCCAAACGACAAATATAAGGAATACGTGCAGGGCGTCTTAGGACTCATAGAGACCTACAACAAGCAGTATCGCACGAAGGAAGCCATGTTCAACTGCGAGATGATACCTGCCGAAAACGTAGGTGTGAAGCATGCAAAGTGGGACAAAGCCGACGGATATTTCGTACCGCGCGACTGCTACAACAGCTATTTCTATCGCGTAGAAGACAATTCGCTCACCATTCTCGACAAGTTCCGCCTGCACGGCGCGCCCTACATAGAACACCTTACGGGCGGTTCGGCACTGCACATGAACCTTGACGAGCACCTGTCGCAGGCGCAATACCGCCAGCTAATGCGTGTGGCTGCCGAAGAAGGGTGCAACTACTTCACATTCAATATACCGAACACGGTGTGCAACGAGTGCGGACACATCGACAAGCGCAACCTGAAAGAGTGCCCACACTGCCATTCTACGAATGTAGATTACCTTACACGCGTCATCGGTTACATGAAACGTGTAAGCAACTTCTCGGCTGCCCGTCAGGTGGAAGCAGGCAAACGATACTACGCTACAAAA
- a CDS encoding penicillin-binding transpeptidase domain-containing protein produces the protein MKKYIIGALCMLATATAMAQEYHGEMERLYPDKPKTTKKTAKKNTTTEKKTTTDEKKPAATTATEASTTLLPDLQQLASELLKGHKGSIVAIRPSTGEVICLATNSPDGPDTDLAIATAYAPGSTFKTAQALTFLSEGTLKPETKMACYGAFREENIKVKCHKHSSPLMLRAALATSCNTYFLKSFENMIGNKAKYGTYSAAIDKWYSYMTSMGLGGPLGIDMPGEKGGLVPNSAYLARRYRIGWRPLTIIWTGMGQGDITATPLQLCNLAATIANRGYFYTPHIHPNTAEHPLPKRFTERRQTLASPNAYPPVIDGMRFAVAWGTARDINTKEYVICGKTGTVENQGKDHSAFIAFAPMNNPKIAIAVFIENAGFGADVAAPIAAQVIRKALKR, from the coding sequence ATGAAAAAATACATTATTGGGGCACTTTGCATGCTCGCTACAGCCACAGCCATGGCGCAAGAATACCACGGCGAGATGGAGCGGCTGTACCCCGACAAACCGAAAACAACCAAAAAAACGGCTAAGAAAAATACAACGACTGAGAAGAAAACAACGACTGACGAGAAGAAACCTGCTGCCACAACCGCAACAGAGGCTTCTACAACGCTGCTGCCCGACCTGCAACAGTTAGCCAGCGAACTGCTGAAGGGGCACAAAGGCAGCATTGTGGCTATCCGACCGAGCACGGGAGAGGTGATTTGCCTGGCTACCAACTCGCCCGATGGTCCTGACACCGACTTGGCGATTGCCACGGCATACGCCCCGGGTTCTACGTTCAAAACGGCACAGGCACTGACTTTCCTGTCGGAAGGCACGCTGAAACCCGAAACAAAAATGGCTTGCTACGGTGCTTTCCGAGAAGAAAACATCAAGGTGAAGTGCCACAAACACAGCTCGCCACTTATGCTTCGGGCTGCTCTCGCCACTTCGTGCAACACCTATTTCCTGAAGTCTTTCGAAAACATGATAGGCAACAAGGCGAAGTACGGCACCTATTCGGCAGCCATAGACAAATGGTATAGCTACATGACGAGCATGGGATTAGGCGGTCCGCTCGGCATCGACATGCCGGGAGAGAAAGGCGGCTTGGTGCCCAACTCGGCGTATTTGGCTCGTCGATACCGCATTGGCTGGCGTCCGCTCACCATCATCTGGACAGGAATGGGGCAAGGCGACATTACCGCAACGCCGCTTCAGCTCTGCAACTTGGCAGCTACCATTGCCAACCGTGGCTATTTCTATACGCCACACATTCACCCGAACACGGCAGAACACCCTCTGCCGAAACGCTTTACGGAGCGCAGACAAACGCTGGCAAGCCCTAATGCCTATCCGCCCGTCATAGATGGCATGCGCTTTGCCGTGGCGTGGGGAACCGCCCGCGACATAAACACAAAGGAATATGTCATCTGTGGAAAAACAGGAACGGTGGAGAACCAAGGCAAAGACCATTCGGCTTTCATAGCATTCGCACCTATGAACAATCCGAAAATTGCCATTGCGGTGTTCATAGAGAACGCCGGCTTCGGGGCAGACGTGGCTGCTCCCATCGCCGCACAAGTTATAAGAAAGGCACTGAAAAGGTAG